Proteins from one Flammeovirgaceae bacterium genomic window:
- a CDS encoding T9SS type A sorting domain-containing protein, with translation MKRYFLVFLVLAGPWACYAQFETPSVPNTVGFEVPLNNASITISIGEPMISTLVAGETVITQGYLQPILKVPCGGTAFTYYPNPAKDHLTIESVDCGGQVVSVQIMDMWGRLLDTVFPGEGNRIALDELSQGMYVFKVFLRGGASGSFNVVKIAN, from the coding sequence ATGAAACGGTATTTTCTTGTTTTTTTGGTGCTGGCCGGGCCATGGGCCTGTTACGCCCAGTTTGAAACGCCCAGTGTGCCCAACACGGTAGGGTTTGAAGTGCCGTTGAACAATGCCTCCATCACCATCTCCATTGGGGAGCCCATGATCAGTACGCTGGTGGCGGGGGAAACCGTGATCACCCAGGGGTACCTGCAGCCCATACTGAAAGTGCCCTGCGGGGGGACGGCCTTCACCTATTACCCCAATCCCGCCAAAGACCACCTTACGATAGAGTCCGTGGATTGCGGGGGGCAAGTGGTGTCTGTGCAGATTATGGATATGTGGGGCAGGCTGCTGGATACCGTCTTCCCGGGGGAAGGCAACCGTATTGCGTTGGACGAGCTGAGCCAGGGCATGTACGTGTTTAAGGTTTTCCTTAGGGGAGGGGCATCGGGAAGTTTTAACGTTGTGAAAATTGCCAACTAG
- a CDS encoding 1-acyl-sn-glycerol-3-phosphate acyltransferase — MKAVRFVFLKIYLVWVLIVFSVFMVLYLPGILVPFVFGDKAASVSFKFLKLWSWTFSKLNFIPYHIKGRENIGKGKAYIYVGNHTSYLDIPGITLTIPTQFRPLAKKELQKIPVFGWIARSACIIVDRSSNESRRKSMEHLKEVLAMGISILIFPEGTQNRTQKRLQPFFDGAFRIAIETKQPILPIVVLNAGKLMPPHKLHIEPGTIRIVVGKEIPTAHLTLKETGTLKQKVFATMEEMILENQ; from the coding sequence TTTAAAAATTTACCTGGTTTGGGTGCTCATTGTTTTCTCCGTGTTCATGGTCCTCTACCTCCCTGGTATCCTGGTCCCATTTGTTTTTGGCGACAAGGCCGCGTCCGTAAGTTTTAAATTCCTGAAACTTTGGTCATGGACTTTTAGCAAGCTCAATTTTATCCCTTACCATATCAAGGGGAGGGAAAACATCGGCAAAGGCAAGGCCTACATTTATGTGGGCAACCACACTTCTTACCTGGACATACCCGGCATTACCCTCACCATACCGACCCAGTTCCGGCCGCTGGCAAAAAAGGAACTCCAAAAGATCCCCGTGTTTGGCTGGATTGCCCGCTCGGCCTGCATCATCGTGGACCGGTCCAGCAATGAAAGCAGGCGCAAGAGTATGGAGCACCTGAAAGAAGTGCTGGCCATGGGCATCTCCATTTTGATTTTCCCCGAGGGTACCCAAAACAGGACCCAGAAGAGGCTGCAGCCCTTTTTCGATGGGGCCTTTAGGATAGCCATAGAAACAAAGCAGCCTATTCTTCCCATAGTGGTGCTAAACGCGGGCAAGCTTATGCCGCCTCATAAACTCCATATCGAACCGGGCACCATCCGGATAGTGGTGGGAAAGGAAATACCCACCGCCCACCTTACCCTAAAGGAAACGGGCACCCTCAAACAAAAAGTTTTTGCGACCATGGAGGAAATGATTTTGGAAAACCAGTAA
- the crcB gene encoding fluoride efflux transporter CrcB, with amino-acid sequence MKTAFLVFLGGGIGSLARYSLGKWIGTLHTHYFPFGTLVANILACFALGVVLGLADTRQLLSPSAKIFWAVGFCGGFSTFSTFSGEALSLAQSGFTGSSMAYVLASLLACIAAILLGLYLGQGT; translated from the coding sequence TTGAAGACTGCTTTTTTGGTTTTTTTAGGAGGAGGGATAGGCAGCCTGGCCCGGTATTCCCTCGGCAAATGGATCGGTACCCTCCACACCCACTATTTTCCTTTTGGCACCTTGGTGGCCAATATCCTCGCCTGCTTTGCCCTGGGCGTGGTCCTGGGCCTGGCCGATACCCGCCAGTTGCTGTCGCCATCGGCCAAAATCTTTTGGGCGGTTGGGTTTTGCGGGGGGTTCAGCACTTTTTCAACCTTTAGCGGGGAGGCCTTGTCCCTGGCCCAAAGCGGTTTTACGGGAAGCAGCATGGCCTATGTGTTGGCAAGCCTCCTGGCCTGTATCGCGGCCATCCTGCTGGGGCTTTACCTTGGCCAAGGTACCTAA